A stretch of the Azorhizobium caulinodans ORS 571 genome encodes the following:
- a CDS encoding ABC transporter ATP-binding protein produces MGTVSMTGVSKVYGGAHGVRALDNVDVHLAEGEFMALLGPSGCGKSTLLNMLAGFEGQTEGAISFDGRSVVKPGPDRGVVFQEAALLPWLTVWQNVVFGPQVQGVPRADYEPRAKEILRVVGLDAFHDALPAQLSGGMRQRVGIARALVMQPRALLMDEPFGALDAQTRLSMQQLLLEVWQRFKTTVLFVTHDIDEAILLADRVCIMTARPGRITRDIPITLPRPRTIDDLLSPAFVAFKAQIMSEMRGAH; encoded by the coding sequence ATGGGCACCGTTTCCATGACCGGCGTGTCCAAGGTGTATGGCGGCGCCCACGGCGTCCGTGCCCTGGACAATGTGGACGTGCATCTTGCCGAGGGCGAGTTCATGGCCCTGCTCGGCCCCTCGGGCTGCGGCAAGTCCACCTTGCTGAACATGCTCGCCGGCTTCGAGGGCCAGACCGAGGGGGCCATCAGCTTCGACGGCCGCAGCGTCGTGAAGCCCGGCCCCGACCGGGGCGTCGTGTTCCAGGAGGCAGCGCTGCTGCCCTGGCTCACCGTCTGGCAGAATGTGGTGTTCGGGCCGCAGGTTCAGGGCGTGCCGCGCGCCGACTATGAGCCCCGCGCGAAGGAGATCCTGCGGGTGGTGGGGCTCGATGCCTTCCACGACGCTTTGCCGGCGCAATTGTCCGGCGGCATGCGCCAGCGCGTCGGTATCGCCCGTGCATTGGTGATGCAGCCGCGCGCGCTGCTCATGGACGAGCCCTTTGGCGCGCTGGATGCCCAGACCCGCCTCTCCATGCAGCAGCTGCTACTGGAGGTGTGGCAGCGCTTCAAGACCACGGTGCTGTTCGTGACCCACGACATCGACGAGGCGATCCTCCTCGCGGACCGCGTGTGCATCATGACCGCCCGCCCCGGCCGCATCACCCGCGACATCCCCATCACCCTGCCGCGCCCGCGCACCATCGACGACCTGCTCAGCCCCGCCTTCGTGGCGTTCAAGGCGCAGATCATGTCCGAGATGCGCGGCGCGCACTAA
- a CDS encoding polysaccharide deacetylase family protein — protein MANPRIPYRFSTSAPPLPPLNGKRILVHLVVNVEHWQFDRAMPRTIITPPHGQGSIPDVPNFSWADYGMRAGLPRILDLFRARGLPASTSFNAGVIDAYPQAAEAMLRAGWEFIGHGLHQKAIQNTDGDAEAEMIAAALDKIAGFTGARPRGWLSPGLRESERTPDLLKAQGVDYVCDWVVDDVPNWMTTAHGPLVAMPYNLEINDSIIYAIERHATGEMEKRLRHTLALFEAECTRSPRVLALGLHPHLISVPHRMHELVNMVDALAASPEVAFVTGSQICDWFTTAASPES, from the coding sequence ATGGCCAACCCGCGCATTCCCTATCGCTTCTCCACCTCCGCGCCGCCTTTGCCGCCGCTGAACGGCAAGCGCATCCTCGTCCATCTGGTGGTGAACGTGGAGCACTGGCAGTTCGACCGCGCCATGCCACGCACCATCATCACCCCACCCCACGGGCAGGGCTCGATCCCGGACGTGCCCAACTTCTCCTGGGCGGATTACGGCATGCGCGCGGGCCTGCCGCGCATCCTCGATCTGTTCAGAGCCCGTGGCCTGCCCGCCTCCACCAGTTTCAATGCCGGCGTCATCGACGCCTATCCGCAAGCCGCCGAGGCAATGCTCAGGGCCGGCTGGGAGTTCATCGGCCACGGCCTGCACCAGAAGGCGATCCAGAACACGGACGGCGATGCGGAAGCCGAGATGATCGCCGCCGCACTCGACAAGATCGCCGGCTTCACGGGCGCCCGCCCGCGCGGCTGGCTGTCGCCGGGCCTGCGGGAGAGCGAGCGTACGCCGGATCTCCTGAAGGCGCAGGGCGTCGATTATGTCTGCGACTGGGTGGTGGACGACGTGCCGAACTGGATGACCACCGCCCACGGGCCGCTGGTCGCCATGCCCTACAATCTGGAGATCAACGACAGCATCATCTACGCCATCGAGCGGCACGCCACGGGCGAGATGGAGAAACGGCTCAGGCACACGCTGGCGCTGTTCGAGGCCGAATGCACCCGTTCACCGCGTGTGCTGGCGCTGGGGCTGCACCCCCATCTCATCAGCGTGCCCCATCGCATGCATGAGCTGGTCAATATGGTGGATGCGCTGGCCGCCTCGCCCGAAGTGGCCTTCGTCACCGGCAGCCAGATCTGCGACTGGTTCACCACCGCCGCTTCCCCGGAGAGCTGA